A region of the Thermoproteales archaeon genome:
TCCTCCATCAATCTTACAAGGTCCTGTTTTGTTAACAATACGTTCCCTTTATACAAAATTCTATTAACAAGTTTCCATTTAGGCGAATATTCTGGAACATTTTTCAAATAGCTTGGAAAGTCTATCATGAATGCATAAGCTTTATACCTAGAAGTTATATCGCTATTCAAAGAGACGTTCCAGTTGAATGTTGTAGTCGCGAGATAGATTATTTTCTCATCATTTTCTCTTTTTAAAAATGCAGCAGCTCTTTTAGATTCTGCTATTGAATATCTAGATGCTAGAAGAGGATCATCCATCAGCTTTACTAATAAAATTGCAACTGGAAAGGATAAGATTTCTATGTCTAAATTCTCTATGTCTATTCTCGGCTCTAAATATGCTCGCTGTCGACTCACTATACGTTTTTCTTCTATCGCACTGGCTACCCTTCGGTAACTTTTCTCGAATATTTGCTCTCTCAAATATTCATCAAGGTCTCTTAGAGTAATGTCAATGCTACGGATATATTCTACAGCGTCTTTAGAAAAGGGATATTTGGCTATGTCTTCTAACGTAAAAATTATGCTGTTTCTTAACATTATAGTAAATGCTCCTCCATAAATATTCCGCTACTCTTCCATTCTGGGTGCAAGGTAATATGTTAATCGTCCTCCACCTGGTAATTCAAAAGTTAACGACAATGGTTTATTTGATGCGAACTGTAATAGTGTGGCATCTGAAAGAGGAGATGCTTTTTTAACCATATCGGAGAGCAAGCTTAAACTGTAAATTGCAGATGAAGGTTCGATGACTTCATATTCTATCAATGAGCCATTCTCTAAAGAGAATTTTGCTTCAAATTCCCCTCTATCACTTCTAGCGTAAACCGATAAATACTCGGTTTCCCCTTTAAATTTCACGCTGTCGCTTACTAAGGAAACATCATTCAAAGCATCCTTGAGTGTATCACTAAGCATTTTCGCTCTTACAGAAAAGGAGACTTTTGGTACAGGCAGGTCCTCACCGAAAACATCAAGCAATGGTATAGAAAATGACCTTTCGGCACGGCTTAATATTATTATTTTTAATTTCTTGTCGGAAACTTCAAAAATCACGCGTTCATCAGCTTTTCCTCTCTTAACAATCTTATTTAATTCATCAAAATTAACACCTATTTTAACAGTTTCTTCGTCTATGTGATACTCCTCGAAAATTTCGGCAGGTAATTCTAGGTCTACCATAGCTATTCTGGACGGGTCTAATGCACGCAATCTAAGACCATCCTTTGATGCGATAAAGTTTGCTTCATCTATCAGCGTGGCTAGACTTGCAACAAGGTACTTCCACTCTCTGGCATCGGGATATACAAATCTTAACATATAGTATTCACCTCTCTATGCTTCTCTAAATTTGAAATATCTTTCCGTCATATTTATCTTTAATTTAAGAAATAACCTTGACGTTACTTTACTCACTTTTTAATTCTTCCCACGCAAAAATTAATCGTATTCTCGCCACGTATAGCCGCATTTTGTACACTTAAAAAATCTGGTAGCTGGTTCGTCACCACTTCTTGTCTGTCGCATCCAGTAATATGCTTCATTATTGCCGCATTTTGGACAAATGATTTTTGTTCGAGGAAGCAGTATTTCGTCTTCAGCAACATAAAATTTCTGCGAAGGATGATGATAAACCTTGTTTTTTATTCGATAGCTATCATTTGATAAATTCTCCTCCCTAAATTGGCAGTGCGGACAGACTAGTATAATACCATTATCCGTTTTCTGGGGACGTAATAATGTTCCACATCGAGGACAATATTTCACTTATCTCACCATTAGTTATCAATGTTTTAAGCTTTGTTGTTAGCATAGATATTTAAAGCTTAGCTTTAATTCCTTGAAAGTTTATTGTGCTACTCTAGAGAAAATTTTAAATAGAAGCGAAAATTGTAATGTGTGAATGTGAGGTGATTATATGGCTATAGCTCAATTAGGCGGTGTACCCGTACTTATACTAAAAGAAGGCACTTCTAGAACGACTGGCAAGGAGGCTTTGCGAACAAATATCATGGTGGCAAAAGCCATATCAGAGGCTATAAAAACAACACTAGGCCCTAAGGGTATGGATAAGATGTTAATTGATAGTTTAGGGGATATAACTGTTTCAAATGATGGTGCGACAATACTTGACGAGATGGACGTACAACATCCAATAGCAAAATTGATGGTTGAAATATCTAAGGCACAAGATGATGAAGTTGGTGACGGCACAACTTCTACAGTTGTGATAGCTGGAGAATTGCTAAAAGAAGCAGAGAAATTATTAGTCAAAAATATTCATCCAACCATTATTGTAACTGGTTACAAGAAGGCATTAGAAAAAGCTAAAGAAGTTTTAAAGCAGAAGGCTATTGAAGTTCCATTAGACGATGTAGAAGCTTTAAAGAAAGTCGCAATGACTGCCATGCGCGGCAAGTCGGTGGCTGGTGTAAGAGAGTATTTAGCCGAGATCTCTGTAAAAGCTGTAAAACAGGTTGCTGAGGAAAGAGATGGCGAATTTGTCGTGGATTTGGATAATATTCAGCTAATAAAGAAAAAAGGCGGCGCGACCATAGATACTAAACTGGTTTATGGTGTAATCATTGATAAAGAGGTTGTACATCCTGGCATGCCGAAACGTATTGAAAATGCGAAAATAGCACTGTTAGATGCCCCATTAGAAATAGAGAAAACTGAAATAGATGCCGAGATAAGGATTCATGATCCGGAACAAATGCAGGCTTTCCTTAAAGAGGAAGAAAACCTACTTTATGAAAAAGTTAAGAAGATTAAAGAGGTAGGAGCAAACGTAGTTTTTGTTCAAAAGGGCATTGACGATATTGCCCAGCATTTCCTAGCCAAAGAGGGTATTCTTGCTGTTAGGCGTGTGAAAAAATCCGATATGGAAAAACTAGCAAGAGCAACAGGAGCAAGAATAGTAACAAAAATAGAAGATCTAACTCCTGATACTTTAGGAGAAGCTGGTCTCGTTGAAGAACGAGAGGTTGCTGGAGATAAAATGGTGTTTGTAGAACAGTGTAAAAATCCAAAAGCAGTGAGCATCTTAATAAGAGGAGGTTTGGAAAAAGTTGTTGATGAGGCTGAGCGTTCACTAATTGATGCTTTAAGCGTCATCGCCGACGTTATAGAAGA
Encoded here:
- the pcn gene encoding proliferating cell nuclear antigen (pcna) — translated: MLRFVYPDAREWKYLVASLATLIDEANFIASKDGLRLRALDPSRIAMVDLELPAEIFEEYHIDEETVKIGVNFDELNKIVKRGKADERVIFEVSDKKLKIIILSRAERSFSIPLLDVFGEDLPVPKVSFSVRAKMLSDTLKDALNDVSLVSDSVKFKGETEYLSVYARSDRGEFEAKFSLENGSLIEYEVIEPSSAIYSLSLLSDMVKKASPLSDATLLQFASNKPLSLTFELPGGGRLTYYLAPRMEE
- a CDS encoding DNA primase large subunit PriL, yielding MLRNSIIFTLEDIAKYPFSKDAVEYIRSIDITLRDLDEYLREQIFEKSYRRVASAIEEKRIVSRQRAYLEPRIDIENLDIEILSFPVAILLVKLMDDPLLASRYSIAESKRAAAFLKRENDEKIIYLATTTFNWNVSLNSDITSRYKAYAFMIDFPSYLKNVPEYSPKWKLVNRILYKGNVLLTKQDLVRLMEEAIKDRILQQVLKRQNFQLPEDAAAKWVNKIEEKWKKYRSRISLRKPVKLSEDAYPPCIVSLIEDVKAGKNISHAGRFVLAAFLINIGMSPDEVLEIFKSSPDFNESIARYQVEHIAGLRGSRIRYSPFKCENMKSYGLCRYDDVLCKGIKHPLQFYYKRASRRRYGDKIHEN
- a CDS encoding transcription factor S produces the protein MKYCPRCGTLLRPQKTDNGIILVCPHCQFREENLSNDSYRIKNKVYHHPSQKFYVAEDEILLPRTKIICPKCGNNEAYYWMRQTRSGDEPATRFFKCTKCGYTWREYD
- a CDS encoding TCP-1/cpn60 chaperonin family protein — translated: MAIAQLGGVPVLILKEGTSRTTGKEALRTNIMVAKAISEAIKTTLGPKGMDKMLIDSLGDITVSNDGATILDEMDVQHPIAKLMVEISKAQDDEVGDGTTSTVVIAGELLKEAEKLLVKNIHPTIIVTGYKKALEKAKEVLKQKAIEVPLDDVEALKKVAMTAMRGKSVAGVREYLAEISVKAVKQVAEERDGEFVVDLDNIQLIKKKGGATIDTKLVYGVIIDKEVVHPGMPKRIENAKIALLDAPLEIEKTEIDAEIRIHDPEQMQAFLKEEENLLYEKVKKIKEVGANVVFVQKGIDDIAQHFLAKEGILAVRRVKKSDMEKLARATGARIVTKIEDLTPDTLGEAGLVEEREVAGDKMVFVEQCKNPKAVSILIRGGLEKVVDEAERSLIDALSVIADVIEDPYILPGGGAPEAEVAKELRNYAAQLGGRIQLAVEAYANAVEVIPRTLAENSGLDPIDILAELRAAHEKEDGWKYGINVFEGKVADMLELGVLEPLVVKEQALKAATEAATLILRIDDIIAASKLETKEKEKGGEEEKESEFD